One segment of Variovorax sp. PAMC28562 DNA contains the following:
- the msbA gene encoding lipid A export permease/ATP-binding protein MsbA produces the protein MPSAPSDAPVRAPLMRRLSRLMTWFGQSRRWWTIGVVAAMIAALTEPLMPALLKPLLDRGFSRGQLALWTVPVVLISLFAVRGLAQFVSQYALARIANEGMQRLRRVLFDRVLAAELALFSRQSASALSNTVVYEVQTGAMLLVQALLGLSRDGFTLVALLFYLVYLNWKLTLIVGVLVPGVAFIMKVFSKRLYHLTRLGQQATDDLAYVVEENVLAHRMVRLHGAEAGQAQRFEALSQKLNRLAVKSTIASAAMTPLTQLLASVALSVVLMIALWQSGEQGLTVGGFVAYITAMLMLIAPIRRLADMANPITRGLAALERGLALIDDIASETQGSYTADRARGRIELKDVRVSYRGDDEASAIDRLSLTIEPGEVVAFVGPSGSGKTTLVNLLPRFVLPSAGKVLLDDHDIGEWQLSSLRAQFAMVSQDVVMLNDTLAANVALGGDIDRDKVQRCIVAANLQSHIDSLSQGIDTVLGHNAAQLSGGQRQRLAIARALYKDAPILLLDEATSALDTESERLVQDALQRLMQGRTTLIVAHRLSTIQHADRIVVMERGRVSEQGSHAQLMALDGLYARLQNNAIRTAPPEKEPTI, from the coding sequence ATGCCTTCCGCCCCCTCAGACGCCCCCGTGCGTGCCCCCTTGATGCGCCGTCTTTCGCGGCTCATGACCTGGTTCGGGCAGTCTCGTCGCTGGTGGACCATAGGGGTCGTCGCAGCCATGATCGCGGCACTCACCGAGCCGTTGATGCCGGCGCTTTTGAAGCCGCTGCTGGACCGCGGTTTTTCGCGCGGCCAGCTCGCGTTGTGGACCGTTCCGGTCGTGCTCATTTCGCTGTTCGCGGTGCGCGGACTGGCGCAGTTCGTCTCGCAGTACGCCCTGGCACGTATCGCCAACGAGGGGATGCAGCGGTTGCGCCGTGTGCTGTTCGACCGGGTGCTGGCGGCAGAGCTGGCATTGTTCTCTCGGCAGTCGGCTAGCGCACTGTCGAACACGGTCGTGTACGAGGTGCAGACTGGCGCCATGCTGCTGGTGCAAGCGCTGCTGGGACTGTCGCGCGACGGCTTCACGCTGGTCGCCCTGCTCTTTTACCTTGTCTACCTGAACTGGAAACTGACGCTCATCGTCGGTGTGCTGGTGCCCGGCGTCGCATTCATCATGAAGGTGTTTTCCAAGCGCCTTTACCACCTGACGCGCCTCGGTCAGCAGGCTACAGACGACTTGGCCTACGTCGTCGAAGAAAACGTGCTTGCCCACCGCATGGTGCGTCTGCACGGCGCGGAAGCCGGCCAGGCGCAGCGCTTCGAGGCCCTGAGCCAGAAGCTGAACCGGCTTGCCGTGAAGTCCACCATCGCATCGGCCGCGATGACGCCGTTGACCCAATTGCTCGCGTCCGTCGCGCTGTCCGTGGTGCTCATGATCGCGCTCTGGCAAAGCGGCGAGCAAGGTTTGACTGTCGGCGGCTTCGTCGCCTACATCACGGCCATGCTGATGCTGATCGCGCCGATCCGCCGGCTTGCCGACATGGCCAACCCGATCACGCGCGGCCTCGCCGCACTGGAGCGCGGGCTGGCGCTGATCGACGACATCGCCTCGGAGACGCAAGGCAGCTACACCGCCGACCGCGCGCGCGGCCGCATCGAACTGAAAGACGTGCGAGTGAGCTACCGCGGCGACGACGAAGCCTCTGCCATCGACCGGCTCAGCCTGACGATCGAGCCGGGCGAGGTCGTGGCCTTCGTCGGGCCGTCAGGGTCGGGCAAGACAACGCTCGTCAATTTGTTGCCCCGCTTCGTGCTGCCCAGTGCGGGCAAGGTGCTGCTGGACGACCACGACATCGGCGAATGGCAGCTGTCGAGCCTGCGCGCGCAGTTCGCGATGGTGAGTCAGGATGTCGTCATGCTGAACGACACGCTGGCCGCGAACGTCGCGTTAGGCGGCGACATCGACCGAGACAAGGTTCAGCGCTGCATCGTCGCGGCGAACCTGCAGTCGCACATCGACAGCCTCAGCCAGGGCATCGATACCGTGCTCGGCCACAACGCGGCGCAACTGTCGGGCGGTCAACGCCAGCGACTGGCCATTGCACGCGCACTCTACAAAGACGCGCCGATTCTGCTGCTCGACGAAGCCACCTCGGCCCTCGACACCGAGTCGGAGCGCCTGGTGCAAGACGCCCTTCAGCGCTTGATGCAAGGCCGCACCACACTCATCGTGGCGCACCGCCTCTCCACGATCCAGCACGCCGATCGCATCGTCGTCATGGAGCGCGGCCGCGTGTCCGAGCAAGGCAGCCACGCACAACTGATGGCGCTCGATGGCCTGTACGCCCGCCTGCAAAACAACGCCATTCGCACAGCCCCTCCAGAAAAAGAGCCCACGATCTGA
- the rng gene encoding ribonuclease G gives MQDILINWSPQETRVALVEHGAVQELHVERTLERGLVGNVYLGKVSRVLPGMQSAFIDIGLERTAFLHVADIVSPFTPGSRASTQVPERDHRGSGPIVPIEKQVFEGQSLLVQVIKDPIGTKGARLSTQISIAGRLLVFLPQDNHIGVSQKIPSDQRDALRARMQVLIEAAAAADSGGVVPAATGGFILRTNGEDSSDAELAEDIAYLRKTWSRIRESSSRMPAMSLLHQDLSLLQRVLRDMTSEDTQTIRIDSREQFDVLHKFGAEFMPQAAGKLQHYKGERPIFDLYAVDEEIAKALGRRVELKSGGYLVVDQTEALTTVDVNTGGFVGARNFDDTIFKTNLEAAQAIARQLRLRNLGGIIIVDFIDMVRDDHREQVLAEFRKQLMRDRVKTTAGGFSQLGLVEMTRKRTRESLAHMLCEPCLACKGQGIVKTARSVAYDVMREILREARQFTPREFRIVSSPQVIELFLDEESQHLAGLSDFIGKPISLQAEAAIGQGQYDIVLL, from the coding sequence ATGCAAGACATCCTGATCAACTGGTCCCCGCAAGAGACCCGCGTCGCGCTGGTGGAGCACGGCGCAGTGCAAGAGCTGCATGTCGAACGCACGCTGGAGCGGGGGTTGGTCGGCAACGTCTATCTCGGCAAAGTGTCGCGCGTGCTGCCTGGCATGCAGTCGGCTTTTATCGACATCGGTCTCGAGCGCACAGCGTTCCTTCACGTCGCCGACATCGTTTCTCCCTTCACGCCGGGCTCACGTGCCAGCACGCAGGTGCCCGAGCGCGACCATCGCGGCAGCGGGCCGATCGTGCCCATCGAAAAGCAGGTGTTCGAAGGACAGTCGTTGCTCGTTCAGGTGATCAAGGACCCGATCGGCACCAAGGGCGCGCGCCTGTCGACGCAGATCAGCATCGCAGGGCGGCTGCTGGTGTTCTTGCCGCAAGACAACCATATCGGCGTGTCGCAGAAGATTCCGTCGGACCAGCGGGATGCCTTGCGCGCCCGCATGCAGGTGCTGATCGAGGCGGCAGCAGCAGCCGACAGCGGCGGTGTGGTGCCGGCCGCCACCGGTGGCTTCATCCTGCGTACCAACGGCGAAGACTCGTCCGACGCCGAACTCGCCGAAGACATCGCGTACCTGCGCAAGACTTGGTCGCGCATTCGCGAATCGTCTTCTCGCATGCCGGCGATGTCGTTGCTGCATCAAGACCTGAGCCTGCTGCAACGCGTGTTGCGCGACATGACCAGCGAAGACACGCAGACCATTCGCATCGATTCGCGCGAGCAGTTCGATGTGCTGCACAAGTTCGGTGCCGAGTTCATGCCACAGGCGGCTGGCAAGCTGCAGCACTACAAAGGCGAGCGTCCGATTTTCGACCTGTATGCGGTCGATGAAGAGATCGCCAAGGCGCTAGGTCGACGCGTCGAACTCAAGTCAGGTGGTTATCTGGTGGTCGATCAGACCGAGGCGTTGACCACCGTCGACGTCAACACCGGTGGTTTCGTCGGCGCGCGAAATTTCGACGACACGATCTTCAAGACCAACCTCGAAGCCGCGCAGGCCATCGCGCGACAACTCAGGTTGCGCAATCTGGGCGGCATCATCATCGTGGACTTCATCGACATGGTGCGAGACGACCATCGCGAGCAGGTGCTGGCGGAGTTCAGGAAGCAACTCATGCGCGATCGCGTCAAGACGACAGCCGGCGGTTTCTCGCAGTTGGGTCTGGTCGAGATGACGCGCAAGCGCACCCGCGAATCGCTGGCTCACATGCTGTGCGAGCCGTGCCTGGCGTGCAAAGGTCAGGGCATCGTCAAGACGGCCCGCAGCGTGGCCTACGACGTCATGCGAGAGATCCTGCGCGAGGCGCGGCAGTTCACGCCGCGCGAGTTCCGGATCGTGTCATCGCCGCAGGTCATCGAGCTGTTTCTGGACGAAGAGAGCCAGCATCTCGCCGGCCTCAGCGACTTCATCGGAAAGCCGATTTCCCTGCAGGCCGAAGCTGCGATCGGCCAGGGACAGTACGACATCGTGTTGCTCTAG
- a CDS encoding Maf family protein, whose protein sequence is MRFIYLASQSPRRAQLLGQLGVRHELLLADDDEDAEALEAVHGAESPAAYVQRVTGLKLDAAVERRKRHGLPDAPVLCADTTVALGRTIFGKPDDAADARRMLGLLSGTTHRVLTAVAVHHGRRRDAALSVSRVRFATLTRPQIARYVEGGEPLGKAGAYAVQGAAAAFVEYIGGSYSGIMGLPMFETAQLLRRAGFKI, encoded by the coding sequence ATGCGCTTCATCTACCTTGCCTCGCAGAGTCCGCGCCGTGCCCAGTTGTTGGGACAACTCGGCGTGCGCCATGAGCTGCTGTTGGCCGATGACGACGAGGACGCCGAAGCGCTCGAGGCCGTGCATGGTGCCGAGAGTCCGGCTGCCTACGTACAGCGAGTGACGGGGCTCAAACTCGACGCCGCGGTCGAGCGCCGCAAGCGCCATGGGCTGCCCGACGCGCCGGTGCTGTGTGCCGACACCACCGTGGCGCTCGGCCGCACCATCTTCGGCAAGCCCGATGATGCTGCCGACGCGCGTCGCATGCTGGGTCTCCTGTCGGGTACGACGCATCGCGTGCTGACGGCCGTGGCCGTACATCACGGGCGCCGCCGCGATGCCGCGCTCAGCGTCTCGCGTGTGCGCTTCGCGACCCTGACTCGGCCGCAGATCGCGCGCTATGTAGAGGGCGGCGAGCCGCTCGGCAAAGCCGGCGCCTACGCAGTGCAGGGTGCTGCGGCAGCCTTCGTCGAATACATCGGCGGGTCCTATTCGGGCATCATGGGTCTTCCGATGTTCGAGACCGCGCAGCTGCTGCGGCGCGCCGGTTTCAAGATCTAG
- the rlmH gene encoding 23S rRNA (pseudouridine(1915)-N(3))-methyltransferase RlmH yields the protein MKLLVVAVGQRMPDWAQTAWDDYAKRFPPELKLELRAVKTEPRSSKSLDTIYAAERERIEAAIARGMHIVALDERGTSLTTKALAARLQAWQGEGDDVALVIGGPDGLDPAFKAAAHERIRLSDLTLPHAMARVLLVEQLYRAWSVNAGHPYHRE from the coding sequence ATGAAGCTCCTGGTGGTCGCGGTCGGGCAACGCATGCCCGACTGGGCACAGACCGCCTGGGACGATTACGCCAAGCGCTTCCCGCCGGAGCTCAAACTCGAACTGCGGGCTGTCAAGACAGAGCCACGCAGTTCGAAATCACTCGACACGATCTATGCCGCCGAGCGCGAACGCATTGAGGCAGCGATCGCCCGCGGCATGCACATCGTCGCGCTGGACGAACGTGGCACCTCGCTCACGACAAAGGCCCTGGCGGCCCGACTGCAGGCCTGGCAGGGCGAGGGCGACGACGTGGCACTGGTCATCGGCGGCCCCGACGGGCTCGACCCTGCCTTCAAGGCCGCTGCGCACGAGCGCATTCGTTTGTCCGATCTGACATTGCCTCATGCCATGGCGCGCGTGCTGCTGGTCGAACAGCTGTATCGCGCCTGGTCGGTCAACGCCGGCCATCCGTACCACCGCGAATAG
- the rsfS gene encoding ribosome silencing factor: MTTEAAAKKDTQKLQRAIIDGLEDVKAQDIAVFDTEHLSPLFERVIIASGTSNRQTKALASSVRDAVREAGFGKPRIEGEENGEWIIVDCGAAVAHIMQPAIRQYYHLEEIWGDKPVRTKLGSSKPASPAKVVEEKKPAVKQPTTLRRSSAAKTAIRAAELEAKAAKGPSSRRAPARKASANTPVKVFGKPAAKKAAAKSAPRSAAKPAARPASKTAAAVKKPARKAAPKNA, translated from the coding sequence ATGACAACTGAAGCCGCCGCCAAGAAAGACACCCAGAAACTTCAGCGAGCCATCATCGATGGACTTGAAGACGTCAAGGCGCAGGACATTGCGGTATTCGACACTGAGCATCTTTCACCGCTTTTCGAGCGCGTGATCATCGCCTCGGGCACATCGAATCGACAGACCAAGGCGCTGGCTTCGAGCGTGCGCGATGCCGTGCGTGAAGCCGGCTTTGGCAAGCCGCGCATCGAAGGCGAAGAAAACGGCGAATGGATCATCGTGGACTGCGGCGCGGCGGTCGCGCACATCATGCAGCCGGCCATCCGCCAGTATTACCACCTCGAAGAAATCTGGGGCGACAAGCCGGTTCGTACCAAGCTCGGATCGAGCAAGCCGGCGTCGCCGGCCAAGGTCGTCGAAGAGAAGAAGCCGGCCGTCAAGCAACCGACGACGTTGCGCCGGTCCAGCGCTGCCAAGACCGCCATTCGCGCCGCTGAGCTCGAGGCCAAAGCAGCCAAGGGCCCATCATCGCGCAGGGCGCCGGCTCGCAAGGCTTCTGCCAACACGCCTGTCAAAGTGTTCGGCAAGCCGGCCGCCAAGAAGGCGGCTGCCAAATCGGCGCCGAGGTCGGCCGCGAAGCCTGCAGCCCGACCTGCCTCCAAGACCGCCGCCGCGGTCAAGAAGCCCGCGCGCAAGGCTGCTCCGAAGAACGCATGA
- the nadD gene encoding nicotinate (nicotinamide) nucleotide adenylyltransferase yields MALSAQGNGSGRPSIRIGVFGGAFDPPHNAHVALAAAALAQLGLQELRIFPTGQAWHKARALTRAEDRLAMTRLAFQDLPGAVVDTREVLRPGPTYTLNTLQELHDELPDVQWVLVMGEDQARALPTWNGWQSILALAIVSVAHRAIQTGDAARFDPSALPGLPAGARFERLELPAMDISATDIRERAARGRDLSALVPPAVARYIDQHLLYRPA; encoded by the coding sequence GTGGCTTTGAGCGCGCAGGGCAACGGCAGTGGTCGGCCGTCGATCCGCATCGGCGTATTCGGCGGCGCGTTCGATCCGCCGCACAACGCACACGTCGCGCTGGCTGCAGCGGCCCTGGCGCAGCTCGGTTTGCAGGAGCTACGCATCTTTCCGACCGGGCAGGCCTGGCACAAGGCGAGGGCGTTAACCCGTGCCGAAGACCGGCTCGCCATGACGCGTCTTGCGTTTCAGGACTTGCCCGGCGCTGTCGTCGACACGCGCGAAGTGTTGCGGCCCGGCCCCACTTACACGCTCAATACCTTGCAAGAGCTGCACGACGAATTGCCCGACGTGCAATGGGTGCTGGTCATGGGCGAAGACCAGGCCCGCGCCTTGCCGACCTGGAACGGCTGGCAGAGTATACTCGCGCTTGCTATCGTTTCTGTAGCGCATCGAGCAATACAGACGGGCGATGCAGCCCGGTTCGATCCATCTGCCTTGCCCGGCCTACCGGCTGGCGCCCGGTTCGAGAGACTTGAGCTGCCGGCCATGGACATCAGCGCCACCGACATTCGCGAGCGCGCTGCCCGTGGCAGAGACCTTTCCGCACTGGTTCCGCCCGCCGTTGCACGCTATATTGATCAACATCTCCTCTACCGACCTGCCTGA
- the hemF gene encoding oxygen-dependent coproporphyrinogen oxidase, whose protein sequence is MAVASATVTTTPAEVAAYLRGLQQRIVSSIEAADGGACASDAWQKAPEELLQGSGLTCILEGGKLFERAGCGFSQVRGPRLPPSATQHRPELSGAPFEAMGVSLVFHPRNPYVPTVHMNIRMLAALPEGGEPVCWFGGGMDLTPYYGFVEDAVHFHATCRDALAPFGDDKYQRFKQWCDEYFFLKHRNEQRGIGGIFFDDFSELGFEQSFAMLRSVGDAFLPAYMPIVERRRETPYGEREREFQLYRRGRYVEFNLVWDRGTHFGLQSGGRTESILLSMPPLASWAYQRMPDVGTPEASLYSDFIVRREWL, encoded by the coding sequence ATGGCGGTTGCGTCTGCAACGGTCACGACGACACCGGCAGAAGTCGCCGCCTACCTGCGCGGATTGCAGCAACGCATCGTCTCGTCGATCGAGGCGGCCGATGGCGGTGCGTGCGCCAGCGATGCCTGGCAGAAAGCGCCGGAAGAATTGCTTCAAGGCAGCGGGCTCACCTGCATCCTCGAAGGCGGCAAATTGTTCGAACGCGCAGGCTGCGGCTTCTCTCAGGTTCGTGGCCCCAGGCTGCCGCCTTCGGCCACGCAACATCGGCCCGAACTGTCGGGCGCGCCCTTCGAGGCGATGGGCGTGTCGTTGGTTTTTCATCCCCGCAATCCGTATGTGCCGACAGTGCACATGAACATCCGCATGCTGGCTGCGCTGCCCGAAGGTGGCGAGCCGGTCTGCTGGTTTGGCGGCGGCATGGACTTGACGCCGTACTACGGTTTTGTCGAGGACGCGGTGCACTTTCATGCGACTTGCCGCGATGCGCTAGCGCCCTTCGGCGACGACAAATATCAGCGCTTCAAGCAGTGGTGCGACGAGTACTTTTTCTTGAAGCACCGCAACGAGCAGCGCGGCATCGGCGGCATCTTTTTCGACGATTTCTCGGAGCTCGGTTTCGAACAGAGCTTCGCGATGTTGCGCTCCGTCGGCGATGCGTTCTTGCCTGCTTACATGCCGATCGTCGAGCGCCGCCGCGAAACACCGTATGGCGAGCGCGAGCGCGAATTCCAGTTGTACCGCCGCGGCCGCTACGTCGAGTTCAATCTCGTGTGGGATCGTGGAACGCACTTCGGTCTGCAGTCCGGCGGTCGCACCGAATCGATCTTGTTGTCGATGCCGCCGCTCGCGAGTTGGGCTTATCAGCGCATGCCTGACGTCGGTACGCCCGAGGCGAGTCTGTACAGCGACTTCATCGTGCGGCGCGAGTGGCTTTGA
- the purD gene encoding phosphoribosylamine--glycine ligase gives MKVLVIGGGGREHALAWRLAQATRVSKIYVAPGNGGTATDSRLIGVDITDPVALREWAAKEKIALTVVGPEGPLAAGVVDEFRAHGLRIFGPTKAAAQLESSKAFSKAFMKRHKIPTAEYEAFTDPVAAHAYIEAKGAPIVVKADGLAAGKGVVVAMTAAEAHEAIDFMLVDNKFGVAHNDIGDGKAVPRVVIEEFLQGEEASFIVMCDGKNVLALATSQDHKRLLDGDEGPNTGGMGAYSPAPVVTAEVHARAMREIILPTIRGMEKDGIPFTGFLYAGLMIDGTGHPKTLEFNCRMGDPETQPIMMRLKSDLFEVFLHATDGTLDQVELQWDRRVALGVVMAAHGYPLDPRKGDRIAGVPAETADAVVFHAGTALKGKELQTSGGRVLCVTVLADSVKLAQQRAYAVASRIQFDGAQYRRDIGYRALHAHTQGNTQGRGQGG, from the coding sequence ATGAAGGTTCTGGTGATTGGCGGCGGTGGTCGCGAGCACGCGTTGGCCTGGCGCCTTGCACAGGCGACGCGCGTCAGCAAGATTTATGTGGCGCCGGGCAACGGCGGTACGGCGACCGATTCGCGATTAATCGGAGTCGACATCACCGACCCGGTCGCGCTGCGCGAGTGGGCGGCCAAGGAAAAGATCGCGCTGACCGTGGTCGGCCCTGAAGGTCCGCTCGCTGCCGGCGTGGTCGACGAATTTCGCGCACACGGCTTGCGCATCTTCGGTCCGACGAAAGCGGCCGCGCAGCTCGAGAGCTCCAAAGCTTTTTCGAAGGCCTTCATGAAGCGCCACAAGATTCCGACGGCGGAATACGAGGCCTTCACCGACCCTGTCGCCGCGCATGCGTACATCGAAGCCAAGGGCGCACCGATCGTCGTCAAGGCCGACGGGCTGGCGGCAGGCAAAGGCGTCGTGGTTGCCATGACGGCGGCCGAGGCGCACGAGGCGATCGACTTCATGCTGGTCGACAACAAGTTCGGCGTCGCCCACAACGACATCGGCGACGGCAAGGCGGTTCCGCGCGTCGTGATCGAAGAGTTTTTGCAGGGCGAGGAGGCAAGTTTCATCGTTATGTGCGACGGCAAGAACGTGCTGGCGCTCGCCACGAGCCAGGATCACAAGCGCCTGCTCGACGGCGATGAAGGCCCCAACACCGGGGGCATGGGTGCCTATTCGCCGGCTCCGGTCGTCACCGCCGAAGTGCATGCGCGGGCTATGCGAGAGATCATCCTGCCGACCATCCGCGGCATGGAAAAAGACGGCATTCCATTCACCGGTTTCTTGTATGCGGGTCTGATGATCGACGGCACCGGTCACCCGAAAACACTGGAATTCAACTGCCGCATGGGCGACCCGGAAACGCAGCCGATCATGATGCGGCTCAAGTCGGATCTGTTCGAAGTGTTCTTGCACGCCACTGATGGGACGCTCGACCAAGTCGAACTGCAATGGGACCGGCGTGTCGCCTTGGGCGTCGTGATGGCGGCGCACGGTTATCCGCTCGATCCGCGAAAAGGCGACCGTATCGCCGGGGTGCCGGCGGAGACGGCCGATGCTGTCGTGTTCCATGCTGGTACCGCGCTCAAGGGCAAGGAATTGCAGACCAGTGGCGGCCGGGTGTTGTGCGTCACCGTGCTGGCGGACAGCGTCAAGCTGGCGCAGCAGCGCGCTTACGCAGTGGCTTCGCGCATTCAATTCGACGGGGCGCAATACCGGCGCGACATCGGGTATCGCGCCTTGCATGCGCACACGCAGGGGAATACGCAAGGCCGGGGGCAGGGCGGCTGA
- a CDS encoding YebC/PmpR family DNA-binding transcriptional regulator, with protein MAGHSKWANIQHRKGRQDEKRGKAWTRVIREIMVAARLGGGDLGTNPRLRLAVEKAKAVNLPIDTVKRNIDKATGNLEGVNYEEIRYEGYGIGGAAIIVDTMTDNRVRTVAEVRHAFSKYGGNMGTENSVSFQFKHCGQFVFAPGTDEDKVMEVALEAGAEDVVTGEDGAIEVLSAVGDFEAVKNALDAAGLMPEVAEVTMRAENTVDVTGDDAAKMQRLLDILEDLDDVQEVYHNAALSE; from the coding sequence ATGGCCGGACACAGCAAATGGGCAAACATTCAGCACAGGAAAGGCCGGCAGGACGAGAAGCGCGGCAAGGCATGGACCCGGGTGATCCGCGAAATCATGGTCGCTGCGCGCCTCGGCGGCGGTGACTTGGGCACCAACCCGCGGCTGCGGCTGGCGGTTGAAAAGGCCAAAGCCGTCAACCTGCCGATCGACACGGTCAAACGCAACATCGACAAGGCCACCGGCAATCTCGAAGGCGTCAACTACGAAGAAATCCGCTATGAGGGCTACGGCATCGGCGGCGCGGCGATCATCGTCGACACCATGACCGACAACCGGGTGCGCACGGTGGCCGAAGTGCGGCACGCCTTCTCTAAATACGGCGGCAATATGGGCACCGAGAATTCGGTCTCCTTCCAGTTCAAGCATTGCGGCCAGTTCGTCTTTGCGCCCGGCACCGACGAAGACAAGGTGATGGAAGTCGCCCTGGAGGCCGGCGCCGAAGACGTTGTGACGGGCGAAGACGGCGCCATCGAAGTGCTGTCGGCGGTCGGCGACTTTGAAGCGGTCAAGAACGCGCTCGACGCCGCCGGCCTCATGCCCGAAGTGGCCGAGGTCACGATGCGGGCCGAAAACACGGTCGATGTCACTGGCGACGACGCTGCAAAAATGCAGCGGCTGCTCGACATTCTTGAAGACCTGGACGACGTCCAGGAGGTCTATCACAACGCTGCACTGTCGGAATGA
- a CDS encoding NAD(P)/FAD-dependent oxidoreductase — MNILDPTPVQSHVVTTDVEACDVLVIGGGPAGSTAAALLAQQGRKVVLLEKAHHPRFHIGESLLPANVALFDRLGLREQIEAIGMPKYGVEFVSPDHDHTVALEFAEAWDKSMPYAWQVRRSEMDEMLFRNATAHGADTREGWRVRNVDFDADGATVQATHDDGEKRTWRARFVIDASGRDTFLSNKFKAKQKNPKHNSSALFGHFANALRGEGKLEGNITIFWFAHGWFWYIPLADGTTSIGAVCWPHYLKSRTEPVKDFFADTIALCPQLVERLKDATLVDDAVYATGNYSYTSTHCSGERYLMLGDAFTFVDPVFSSGVYLAMHSAFESVDVVTAALERPAQAAALMQRFERYMRKGPREFSWFIFRVTNPTMRDFFMYPQNPMRVKEALMSLLAGDIYGKTPIWRSLRIIKSMYWLVSAGHPRRTWLAWTRRRRNIRDLGPLVGENVVEAK, encoded by the coding sequence ATGAACATTCTTGACCCGACACCTGTCCAAAGTCATGTCGTCACGACAGACGTCGAGGCTTGCGACGTACTCGTCATCGGCGGCGGCCCCGCGGGCTCCACCGCGGCCGCACTGCTCGCGCAGCAGGGCCGCAAGGTCGTGCTGCTCGAGAAAGCGCACCACCCGCGCTTTCACATCGGCGAATCGCTGTTGCCCGCCAACGTCGCTCTGTTCGACCGACTGGGCCTGCGCGAACAGATCGAGGCGATCGGCATGCCCAAGTACGGCGTCGAATTCGTCTCGCCCGACCACGATCACACGGTGGCGCTCGAATTTGCCGAGGCTTGGGACAAGTCGATGCCATACGCCTGGCAGGTGCGCCGCTCCGAAATGGACGAGATGCTGTTTCGCAATGCAACCGCGCACGGCGCCGACACGCGCGAAGGCTGGCGCGTGCGGAATGTCGACTTCGACGCCGACGGCGCCACCGTGCAGGCCACGCACGACGATGGCGAAAAGCGCACATGGCGCGCCCGCTTCGTCATCGATGCATCGGGCCGCGACACCTTCCTGTCGAACAAGTTCAAGGCCAAGCAGAAAAACCCGAAGCACAACAGCTCGGCTTTGTTCGGCCACTTCGCCAACGCCTTGCGCGGTGAAGGCAAGCTCGAAGGCAACATCACCATCTTCTGGTTCGCGCACGGCTGGTTCTGGTACATACCGCTGGCCGACGGCACCACCAGCATTGGCGCAGTTTGCTGGCCGCACTACCTGAAGTCACGCACCGAGCCGGTCAAGGACTTCTTTGCCGACACCATCGCGCTCTGCCCGCAACTGGTCGAGCGGCTGAAAGACGCCACGCTGGTCGACGACGCGGTGTACGCCACCGGCAACTACTCGTACACCAGCACGCATTGCAGCGGCGAGCGATATCTGATGCTCGGCGACGCGTTCACCTTCGTCGACCCGGTGTTTTCGTCGGGCGTCTATCTGGCGATGCACAGCGCCTTCGAAAGCGTCGATGTCGTGACCGCCGCGCTCGAGCGTCCTGCGCAGGCGGCGGCGCTGATGCAGCGCTTCGAGCGCTACATGCGCAAGGGGCCACGCGAGTTTTCGTGGTTCATCTTTCGGGTCACCAACCCGACCATGCGCGACTTTTTCATGTACCCACAAAACCCCATGCGGGTGAAGGAAGCGCTCATGTCCTTGCTGGCGGGCGACATCTACGGCAAGACGCCGATCTGGCGCTCGCTGCGCATCATCAAGTCGATGTACTGGTTGGTTTCGGCCGGCCATCCCAGGCGGACCTGGCTGGCGTGGACGCGGCGGCGGCGCAACATTCGCGACCTCGGTCCGCTGGTCGGCGAGAACGTGGTGGAGGCCAAGTGA